One part of the Microbacterium aurugineum genome encodes these proteins:
- a CDS encoding CDP-glycerol glycerophosphotransferase family protein, which produces MTTARIDDVAETLVIAGTGQCPATAALVGPRARVEARVSGGGKTWKATFALEASRWGGPSLPLPSGAYELQIADADLDALHIDPVVLRGVRVAVTGSAVRIAPPIDPVYETAEGRSTLEERYVAQSGGTENAVFFESFYGRSVGCNPRAIDRELAARAPGVRRYWSVVDLSVEVPDGAIAVVEGSPQWWHARGAARLLVVNDWLRRRFARKPGQKVVQTWHGTPLKRLALHRPGFDPRRMAAVVKESRRWDVLLAQNTYSERILRKAYAFFGRPIWVEGYPRNDALITGDPAAIRKDLGIEPEERVLLYAPTWRDDRAEMVDFVDAERLAREVNAVVLVRGHSRTLEQGRDRAGARVIDVTGYPETARLLLAADALITDYSSVMFDFSVTGKPMYFLVPDLDHYRGQLRGFYFDLAERAPGPLVRTQEELAAALEDPEHEAAFAERYTAWRRQFNSRDDGRAAERVVDRILDLGFVTP; this is translated from the coding sequence ATGACAACGGCCCGCATCGATGACGTGGCAGAGACGCTGGTCATCGCAGGGACCGGTCAGTGTCCGGCCACGGCGGCGCTCGTCGGACCGCGGGCGCGGGTGGAGGCTCGCGTCAGCGGAGGAGGCAAGACCTGGAAGGCCACGTTCGCCTTGGAGGCCTCGCGGTGGGGCGGGCCTTCGCTTCCGCTTCCCTCCGGCGCGTATGAACTGCAGATCGCGGACGCCGACCTCGACGCTCTGCACATCGATCCCGTCGTCCTCCGCGGTGTACGCGTCGCCGTCACCGGGAGCGCTGTCCGCATCGCACCGCCGATCGACCCCGTGTACGAGACCGCCGAGGGACGATCGACCCTCGAGGAGCGGTACGTCGCGCAGTCCGGCGGCACCGAGAACGCGGTCTTCTTCGAGAGCTTCTACGGCCGCAGCGTGGGCTGCAATCCGCGGGCGATCGACCGGGAGCTCGCAGCGAGGGCGCCCGGTGTGCGGCGCTACTGGAGCGTCGTCGACCTCTCCGTCGAGGTGCCGGACGGGGCGATCGCGGTCGTCGAAGGAAGCCCGCAGTGGTGGCACGCGCGGGGCGCTGCCCGGCTCCTCGTCGTGAACGACTGGCTGCGCCGTCGTTTCGCGCGCAAACCCGGACAGAAGGTCGTGCAGACCTGGCACGGGACGCCGTTGAAGCGCCTCGCGCTGCACCGTCCCGGTTTCGATCCGCGTCGGATGGCCGCCGTCGTGAAGGAATCGCGTCGATGGGACGTGCTGCTGGCTCAGAACACGTACTCCGAACGCATACTCCGCAAGGCATATGCGTTCTTCGGACGACCGATCTGGGTGGAGGGGTATCCCCGGAACGACGCGCTGATCACGGGGGATCCCGCCGCGATCCGCAAGGATCTGGGCATCGAGCCCGAGGAGCGGGTGCTTCTGTATGCCCCGACCTGGCGTGACGATCGCGCGGAGATGGTCGATTTCGTGGATGCGGAGCGTCTCGCCCGGGAGGTGAATGCCGTGGTGCTCGTGCGTGGGCACTCGCGGACGCTGGAACAAGGACGAGACCGTGCCGGAGCGCGCGTGATCGACGTGACGGGCTACCCGGAGACCGCGCGTCTGCTGCTCGCTGCGGACGCGCTGATCACCGACTACTCCTCGGTGATGTTCGACTTCAGCGTCACGGGCAAGCCGATGTACTTCCTGGTACCGGATCTCGATCACTATCGCGGTCAGTTGCGAGGTTTCTACTTCGACCTCGCGGAGCGGGCCCCGGGTCCGCTGGTGCGTACCCAGGAGGAACTGGCCGCGGCGCTCGAAGACCCGGAACACGAAGCCGCGTTCGCCGAGCGCTATACGGCGTGGCGACGACAGTTCAACTCCCGCGACGACGGCCGTGCCGCCGAGCGGGTGGTCGATCGCATCCTGGACCTCGGTTTCGTCACACCCTGA
- a CDS encoding glycosyltransferase family 2 protein: protein MPADESAAPLPGVSFVMPVLNEHAYLEHAVESVLAQDVDVPTELVLALGPSTDGTTELAQRLAETDERIRLVGNPAAHIPVGLNAAIRASRYATIVRVDAHSELSPGYAARALATLERTASANVGGVMHAEGRTPFQKSVARLYNSPVGLGGGAYHGSSQEGEAESAYLGVMRRQVLDEVGLFDETIRRGEDWELNLRIRQAGHRVWFDPDLSVTYWPRESWTRLARQFRATGAWRGELVRRFGRRNGLRYFAPPALVLVAALALVLGALQLAGVITVTVSWVASILVYGPLALYVLLVMGVALAPGGGGARQRLWTLLVLPTMHLSWGIGFLGGVLRGARDTVDASRLGTRNTPLP from the coding sequence GTGCCAGCCGATGAGTCAGCCGCTCCCCTGCCCGGGGTGTCCTTCGTGATGCCGGTGCTCAACGAACACGCCTACCTGGAGCACGCGGTCGAGTCCGTGCTCGCTCAAGACGTCGATGTGCCCACGGAGCTCGTGCTGGCTCTCGGTCCCTCCACCGATGGGACGACGGAGCTGGCCCAGCGGCTCGCAGAGACGGACGAGCGCATCCGGCTCGTCGGCAACCCGGCTGCGCACATCCCCGTGGGGCTGAACGCCGCCATCCGCGCCAGCCGCTACGCGACGATCGTCCGCGTCGACGCGCACTCCGAACTCTCCCCCGGCTACGCCGCCCGAGCGCTGGCCACGCTGGAACGCACGGCGTCGGCCAACGTCGGCGGTGTCATGCACGCCGAAGGGCGTACGCCGTTCCAGAAATCCGTCGCACGCCTCTACAACTCCCCCGTCGGACTCGGCGGAGGCGCCTACCACGGAAGCTCGCAGGAGGGCGAGGCCGAGTCGGCCTACCTCGGCGTCATGCGCCGTCAGGTTCTCGATGAGGTGGGTCTCTTCGACGAGACGATCCGGCGCGGCGAGGACTGGGAGCTCAACCTCCGCATCCGACAGGCCGGTCACCGCGTCTGGTTCGATCCCGACCTGTCCGTCACCTACTGGCCCCGGGAGAGCTGGACGCGGCTGGCGCGGCAGTTCCGCGCGACGGGCGCCTGGCGGGGTGAGCTTGTGCGACGCTTCGGGCGACGCAACGGCCTCCGCTATTTCGCTCCCCCCGCGCTCGTGCTCGTGGCCGCGCTCGCCCTCGTCCTGGGGGCGCTCCAGCTGGCAGGAGTCATCACCGTCACGGTCTCCTGGGTCGCCTCGATCCTCGTCTACGGGCCACTCGCCCTGTACGTGTTGCTGGTGATGGGCGTCGCTCTCGCGCCCGGCGGCGGCGGTGCGCGCCAACGGCTGTGGACTCTGCTCGTCCTGCCCACGATGCACCTCTCGTGGGGCATCGGGTTCCTCGGCGGCGTGCTCCGAGGCGCTCGGGACACCGTGGATGCTTCGCGCTTAGGCACCCGGAACACGCCACTCCCCTGA